From a single Nostoc edaphicum CCNP1411 genomic region:
- the def gene encoding peptide deformylase gives MSELAPIIQLGNPTLRQKAAWVENIQDEHIQKLIEDLIATVAKANGVGIAAPQVAQSYRLFIVASRPNARYPNAPEMEPTAMINPKIIAHSTEVVKDWEGCLSVPGIRGLVPRYKSIEVEYTDSQGNLQKQELTDFIARIFQHEYDHLDGIVFVDRLENTLDMITEQEYQQRVVK, from the coding sequence ATGAGTGAGTTAGCGCCAATAATTCAATTAGGCAATCCAACATTACGCCAAAAAGCTGCTTGGGTTGAGAATATTCAAGATGAGCATATCCAAAAATTAATTGAAGACTTAATCGCCACTGTTGCCAAAGCTAACGGTGTGGGAATTGCTGCACCTCAAGTAGCGCAATCCTATCGTTTATTTATTGTGGCTTCCCGTCCTAATGCCAGGTATCCCAATGCCCCGGAAATGGAACCTACGGCAATGATTAATCCCAAAATCATTGCTCACTCAACTGAAGTTGTCAAAGATTGGGAAGGTTGTTTAAGTGTTCCAGGAATTCGGGGGTTAGTTCCTCGGTATAAATCTATTGAAGTAGAATACACTGACTCTCAAGGAAACTTACAAAAGCAAGAATTAACCGATTTTATCGCTCGGATTTTTCAACATGAGTATGATCATCTCGACGGTATCGTATTTGTTGATCGCCTAGAGAACACTCTCGATATGATTACTGAGCAGGAATATCAACAAAGAGTAGTTAAATAA
- a CDS encoding SDR family NAD(P)-dependent oxidoreductase — protein MTSLKGKTVLLTGASRGLGVYIARTLAKEKATVVSVSRSKSGLDQTSDEIKIVGGKGISIPFDITNVTEFSTLVHQINKLVGPVDILINNAAIIISRTFVDYSLEEIQSVVTTNLLAPMELTRLLLPSMLERGTGHIVNIASLGGKKGVAYNSIYSASKAGLIMWSDAVREELAGTGVNLSTICPGYVSRAGMTVDSDLTIPKFAGISIPTDVANAVIKAIKQNQAEVIVNGGLLNESMTKLLLAIGQIYPPFVNTIYRLIGIEKVNSRRRENLDIGINLGYAEIPRK, from the coding sequence ATGACAAGTCTTAAAGGTAAAACAGTACTTTTGACTGGTGCTTCGCGTGGATTAGGAGTATATATTGCTCGTACTTTGGCAAAAGAAAAAGCAACTGTAGTCAGCGTTTCTCGTTCAAAATCAGGGTTAGATCAAACATCTGATGAAATCAAAATAGTTGGCGGTAAAGGAATAAGTATTCCCTTTGACATCACAAACGTGACAGAATTTTCTACTCTAGTGCATCAGATTAATAAATTGGTAGGCCCAGTTGATATTTTAATTAATAATGCTGCAATAATCATTTCTCGAACTTTTGTAGATTATTCTCTCGAAGAAATCCAGTCAGTAGTTACGACTAATTTACTTGCTCCTATGGAATTGACGCGTTTGTTACTGCCAAGTATGTTAGAACGCGGAACAGGACATATTGTTAATATTGCTTCTCTGGGCGGCAAAAAGGGAGTTGCTTACAACAGCATTTATTCTGCGAGTAAAGCTGGTTTGATTATGTGGAGTGATGCTGTGCGAGAAGAATTAGCTGGTACTGGTGTAAATCTCTCAACGATCTGTCCGGGATATGTCAGTAGAGCCGGAATGACTGTTGATAGTGATTTAACAATTCCTAAGTTTGCAGGTATTTCCATACCGACTGATGTGGCAAATGCAGTCATCAAAGCTATTAAGCAAAACCAGGCAGAGGTAATAGTCAATGGCGGTCTGCTTAACGAAAGTATGACTAAATTATTGCTTGCAATTGGACAAATTTATCCCCCATTTGTAAATACAATTTATCGGTTGATTGGTATAGAAAAAGTGAATTCAAGGCGTAGAGAAAATTTGGATATTGGAATAAATCTGGGTTATGCAGAAATACCTAGGAAATAG
- a CDS encoding DUF4112 domain-containing protein translates to MPDSPPRFSMIEPDAKAPTLKRLRQLSRLLDNVITIPGTKIGFGLDPILGLIPIGGDFLGVMFSCYIILEAARLGVSRATLGKMVVNVIIDGLVGTVPVLGDFFDFAWRANTNNIKLLEEYLKFPSEQKSADKWFILAVLAGLLLISIVLVALPVILIRILWNALTGG, encoded by the coding sequence ATGCCTGATTCTCCGCCTCGATTTTCGATGATTGAACCTGATGCCAAAGCACCCACCTTAAAGCGCCTGCGTCAGTTAAGTCGGTTACTGGATAATGTTATTACCATTCCTGGCACAAAGATTGGTTTTGGTCTAGATCCAATTTTAGGACTCATACCGATTGGTGGTGATTTTTTGGGAGTGATGTTTTCTTGCTACATCATCCTAGAAGCAGCGCGACTAGGTGTATCTAGAGCCACTTTAGGTAAGATGGTTGTGAACGTGATCATTGATGGCTTGGTAGGTACTGTCCCAGTTTTGGGAGACTTTTTTGATTTTGCTTGGAGAGCTAACACTAATAATATCAAGCTATTAGAAGAGTACTTAAAGTTTCCCAGCGAGCAAAAGAGTGCAGACAAGTGGTTTATCCTTGCTGTTTTGGCTGGATTGTTGCTAATCTCTATTGTTTTAGTAGCGTTGCCCGTGATACTAATTAGAATCCTGTGGAACGCCTTAACAGGCGGTTAA
- a CDS encoding alpha/beta fold hydrolase: MKDWWQATFPKGRQSLTITDAKGYPVQIAYGEKGKGKPLILLHGMGSWSYNWRHSIAPLSKHYRVICFDAKGFGFSEKPSFRREHNGHQVIEFQRIIQALCDEPAVIVAESLGGLVALALAQENPELIGRLVVVNVPVFAEQLPHWAMWLLAQTPLEVMQTVDSLRLAYLFAPLFREIMAIERRGVLFDPSILTQEDVYWITYPFIELPGTIAKVAEELQIAALEIENWQANKPNMLTKIQNKLSAIECPTLVLWGEQDSWFPASHGEKLHRHIPNSKLQILSNCCHDASTGAFEVLNAAILKFLRETNF, from the coding sequence ATGAAAGATTGGTGGCAAGCTACTTTTCCTAAAGGGCGGCAAAGTCTAACTATTACCGATGCTAAAGGCTATCCTGTACAAATTGCTTATGGCGAAAAAGGTAAAGGTAAACCGCTAATTTTATTACATGGCATGGGTAGTTGGAGCTATAATTGGCGCCACAGCATAGCACCATTATCTAAACATTACAGGGTAATTTGTTTTGATGCCAAAGGTTTTGGTTTTTCTGAAAAACCATCATTTCGTAGAGAACACAATGGTCATCAAGTTATTGAGTTTCAAAGAATTATTCAGGCATTATGTGATGAACCAGCGGTAATTGTGGCTGAATCTCTGGGGGGATTAGTTGCCCTTGCCCTTGCTCAAGAAAACCCAGAGTTAATCGGGCGGCTTGTAGTAGTAAATGTACCTGTTTTTGCAGAACAACTACCCCATTGGGCTATGTGGTTACTTGCCCAAACGCCTTTGGAAGTAATGCAAACAGTTGACTCTTTACGTCTGGCATATTTGTTTGCTCCTCTATTTAGAGAAATCATGGCAATAGAAAGACGTGGGGTATTATTTGATCCCTCAATCTTGACACAGGAAGATGTCTATTGGATAACTTACCCGTTCATTGAATTACCTGGTACGATCGCAAAAGTTGCCGAAGAGTTACAAATAGCAGCGCTAGAAATTGAGAATTGGCAAGCAAATAAGCCAAATATGCTCACCAAAATTCAAAATAAGCTGAGTGCAATTGAGTGTCCTACACTAGTTTTATGGGGTGAACAAGATAGTTGGTTTCCTGCTAGTCATGGTGAAAAATTGCATCGGCATATCCCCAATTCCAAATTACAGATTTTGTCTAACTGCTGTCATGATGCCTCAACTGGTGCTTTTGAGGTACTAAATGCAGCGATTCTTAAGTTTTTACGAGAGACTAACTTCTAA
- a CDS encoding leucine-rich repeat domain-containing protein, with translation MARDEAYREAEQRIEKARREGAVELNLSNMKLTEIPEAIASLTQLQEMNLSNNQLTELPEAIASLTQLQNLDLSDNQLTQLPEAIASLTQLQQLYLHNNQLSELPEAIACLTQLQTLYLSDNQLIELPEAIASLTGLQVLHLCSNQLTQLPEAIASLTQLQVCF, from the coding sequence ATGGCAAGAGATGAGGCTTATCGTGAAGCAGAGCAGCGTATTGAAAAGGCACGGCGAGAGGGAGCAGTAGAACTAAATCTCAGCAATATGAAACTTACTGAGATACCAGAGGCGATCGCATCTTTGACTCAGTTGCAAGAGATGAACCTCAGCAACAACCAACTGACCGAACTGCCAGAAGCGATCGCATCCCTGACTCAGTTGCAAAATCTTGACCTCTCCGACAACCAATTGACCCAACTGCCAGAAGCGATCGCATCCCTGACTCAGTTGCAACAGCTTTACCTCCACAATAACCAACTGAGCGAACTGCCAGAAGCGATCGCATGCCTAACTCAGTTGCAAACGCTTTACCTTTCTGACAACCAATTGATAGAACTGCCAGAGGCGATCGCATCCTTGACTGGGTTGCAAGTGCTTCACCTTTGCAGCAACCAATTGACCCAACTGCCAGAAGCGATCGCATCCCTGACTCAGTTGCAAGTTTGCTTTTGA
- a CDS encoding HhoA/HhoB/HtrA family serine endopeptidase: protein MKTTNHHSAPKNIDGRRLPHRLWMLLYGVGVVFLGSCSLLPAKTFETRQNQTQAQNTAEPNPVIVPPPIFSSSGDPNFVVKVVQNVGPAVVRIDSSRIITSRPRVPDEFNDPFFRRFFGGAAPQPRQRVERGSGSGFIINSSGQILTNSHVVDGADRVTVTLKDGRTFDGKVLGEDAVTDVAVIKIDANNLPTLAVGNSDTLQPGEAVVAIGNPLGLNNTVTSGIISATGRSGSDIGASDKRVDYIQTDAAINPGNSGGPLLNARGQVIAMNTAIIQGAQGLGFAIPINTVQRISQQLIATGKVDHPYLGVQMVTLTPDIKERIKSRAGDRLNLTADEGVLLVEIVPRSPASEAGLRVGDVIKSISNQPVTKIDQVQKLVENSKIGTTLPIEVERNGQIVQVRVQPAPLPVRREG, encoded by the coding sequence ATGAAGACAACAAACCATCACTCAGCACCCAAAAATATTGATGGCAGGCGTTTGCCCCACAGGTTATGGATGCTCTTATATGGGGTAGGAGTGGTGTTCCTGGGTAGCTGCTCTCTTCTACCTGCTAAGACTTTTGAGACTCGGCAAAACCAGACTCAAGCCCAAAATACAGCAGAACCTAATCCGGTAATTGTCCCCCCGCCAATTTTCTCTTCGTCTGGAGATCCTAATTTTGTGGTGAAAGTAGTGCAAAATGTGGGGCCTGCGGTAGTTCGCATTGATTCTTCCCGAATAATCACTTCTCGCCCTCGCGTACCAGACGAATTTAACGATCCATTTTTCCGGCGATTTTTTGGAGGCGCAGCGCCACAGCCTAGACAACGAGTAGAGCGGGGTAGCGGCTCTGGATTTATCATTAATTCTTCAGGTCAAATTTTGACCAATTCCCATGTGGTAGATGGTGCTGATAGAGTGACTGTCACACTCAAAGATGGCCGGACTTTTGACGGGAAAGTACTAGGTGAAGATGCAGTAACGGATGTAGCTGTGATCAAAATTGATGCGAATAATCTGCCAACCCTAGCTGTGGGAAATTCCGATACCTTGCAACCAGGAGAAGCAGTAGTTGCCATCGGTAATCCATTGGGCTTGAATAATACCGTCACTTCTGGGATTATTAGTGCTACAGGTCGTTCTGGTAGCGATATCGGTGCTAGTGACAAGCGGGTTGATTACATTCAAACAGATGCAGCGATTAACCCTGGGAACTCCGGTGGCCCATTGCTAAATGCTCGTGGCCAGGTAATTGCGATGAACACAGCGATTATTCAAGGCGCTCAAGGTTTGGGATTTGCTATCCCCATTAACACTGTGCAAAGAATTTCCCAGCAATTAATTGCTACAGGTAAGGTAGATCATCCTTATTTGGGTGTTCAGATGGTGACACTGACACCAGATATTAAAGAAAGAATCAAAAGTAGAGCAGGCGATCGCTTAAATCTTACAGCAGATGAGGGCGTTTTGCTGGTTGAGATTGTGCCGCGATCGCCTGCTTCTGAGGCTGGACTACGAGTTGGTGATGTGATTAAAAGCATTAGTAACCAGCCTGTGACTAAAATTGACCAAGTACAAAAGCTAGTAGAAAATAGCAAAATCGGTACTACCTTACCAATAGAAGTAGAACGCAATGGGCAAATTGTTCAAGTAAGAGTTCAACCTGCTCCTTTGCCAGTAAGACGTGAAGGATGA
- the thrC gene encoding threonine synthase → MTLSLSVATSYRQPWPGLIEAYREYLPVSEKTPVVTLLEGNTPLIPVPAIAERIGRQVRVFVKYDGLNPTGSFKDRGMTMAISKAKEAGAKAVICASTGNTSAAAAAYARRGGMNAFVLIPDGYVALGKLAQALLYGAEVLAIKGNFDQALEIVREMAETYPITLVNSVNPYRLEGQKTAAFEIVDALGDAPDWLCIPVGNAGNITAYWMGFCQYHQAKKCDRLPRMMGFQAAGAAPLVHGQPVAHPETLATAIRIGNPASWDLAIAAQTASQGNFHAVTDAEILDAYRLLAASEGIFCEPASAASVAGLLQVKDQIPTGATVVCVLTGNGLKDPDTAIKHNHSQFKQGIAAELGAVAEAMGF, encoded by the coding sequence GTGACTTTGAGCCTGTCTGTTGCTACATCTTATCGCCAACCCTGGCCCGGACTGATAGAAGCCTATCGCGAATATTTGCCTGTCAGCGAAAAAACACCGGTTGTCACTCTATTAGAGGGAAATACACCGCTAATACCAGTGCCAGCGATCGCAGAACGTATTGGCAGACAAGTTCGGGTTTTTGTAAAATACGATGGTCTAAATCCTACCGGCAGCTTCAAAGACCGGGGGATGACTATGGCAATTTCCAAGGCCAAAGAAGCAGGGGCAAAAGCGGTAATTTGTGCCAGCACCGGCAACACCTCAGCCGCCGCCGCCGCTTATGCGAGGCGTGGGGGCATGAATGCCTTTGTACTGATTCCCGACGGCTATGTGGCACTGGGCAAATTAGCTCAAGCGTTGCTGTACGGGGCAGAAGTATTGGCAATTAAAGGCAATTTTGACCAAGCGCTAGAAATTGTCCGCGAGATGGCCGAAACCTATCCAATCACTTTGGTAAATTCGGTCAATCCCTACCGCCTAGAAGGGCAGAAAACAGCAGCCTTTGAAATCGTCGATGCGCTGGGTGATGCCCCAGACTGGCTGTGTATCCCGGTGGGCAATGCCGGAAATATCACAGCATATTGGATGGGATTTTGTCAATATCATCAAGCCAAAAAGTGCGATCGCTTACCCCGAATGATGGGATTCCAAGCCGCAGGTGCAGCTCCCTTGGTACATGGACAGCCAGTGGCGCATCCCGAAACCCTAGCGACAGCAATTCGCATTGGCAACCCCGCTAGTTGGGATTTAGCGATCGCAGCCCAAACCGCAAGTCAGGGAAATTTCCACGCCGTCACTGATGCAGAAATTCTCGACGCTTATCGACTTTTGGCAGCATCAGAAGGTATCTTCTGTGAACCCGCTAGCGCCGCTTCTGTAGCAGGTTTATTGCAGGTGAAAGACCAAATTCCCACAGGGGCGACAGTGGTTTGTGTCCTCACAGGCAATGGTCTTAAAGACCCAGATACAGCCATTAAACACAATCACAGTCAATTTAAACAGGGTATTGCAGCAGAATTGGGTGCAGTAGCTGAGGCAATGGGATTTTAA
- a CDS encoding YihY/virulence factor BrkB family protein — MPKPRFFRFFRHLNWRTLKKTFSRTMERRLLGLASEIAFNAMLSLFPAILAIITAIGLLAESLQNTFKQLAILLSQVLPEEALVLIRDFATTEITNSRNSGLFSLSFILAIWTASGAVSTAMTALDQIHHIPPEKIRPFWKAKLVSLGLTVGTMLLLVLASLSVFTSDWLLGMVVSGNGSLMFLLHLWQLLRWPLALGIVAVAFGFVYRYGPSEWNPGTPMMPGAILAAVFWAMLSAIFRLYVANFGNYNKVYGAVGAVIVLMLWLSMSAAVMLIGDQLNVTVGDDIRLKAQSQSHEKY, encoded by the coding sequence ATGCCAAAGCCTCGTTTTTTCCGCTTTTTTCGCCATCTCAATTGGCGCACGCTCAAAAAAACTTTTTCCCGGACAATGGAAAGACGACTTTTGGGACTCGCATCGGAAATCGCCTTCAATGCCATGCTATCGCTGTTTCCAGCAATTCTTGCGATCATCACAGCTATTGGCTTATTGGCAGAATCTTTACAAAACACCTTTAAACAACTGGCGATTTTACTAAGTCAAGTCCTACCTGAAGAAGCCTTGGTTCTGATTCGTGATTTTGCAACTACAGAAATTACCAATTCTAGAAATAGTGGTTTGTTTTCTCTGAGCTTTATATTAGCAATTTGGACTGCTTCTGGGGCGGTGAGTACTGCGATGACAGCCCTCGACCAAATCCATCATATTCCTCCAGAAAAGATCCGCCCCTTTTGGAAAGCCAAGCTAGTTTCTCTGGGATTAACAGTCGGTACTATGTTGCTTTTAGTATTGGCTTCTTTGTCAGTGTTTACCAGCGATTGGTTGTTGGGAATGGTAGTAAGCGGAAATGGTTCTTTGATGTTTTTGTTGCATCTTTGGCAACTGTTACGCTGGCCTTTAGCTTTAGGTATTGTTGCTGTCGCTTTTGGCTTTGTCTATCGCTATGGTCCAAGTGAGTGGAACCCAGGCACGCCAATGATGCCTGGAGCAATTTTAGCAGCTGTTTTTTGGGCGATGTTGTCTGCCATATTTCGGCTATATGTGGCGAATTTTGGCAATTATAATAAAGTGTATGGTGCTGTAGGGGCTGTGATAGTTTTAATGCTCTGGCTGTCGATGAGCGCTGCTGTTATGCTAATCGGCGATCAGTTGAATGTGACTGTGGGCGATGATATCCGCTTAAAAGCGCAGTCGCAATCTCACGAAAAATATTAA
- a CDS encoding D-alanine--D-alanine ligase family protein yields MTKLRVGLLFGGRSGEHEVSIKSARAIAKALSAEQNANKYEILPFYIQKDGRWLAGEAPQKVLGTGSPLLESEQSTSVGHLISNPQAQTLSKWQSPSQVAEVDVWFPILHGPNGEDGTIQGLLTLMQVPFVGSGVLGSAVGMDKIAMKMAFEQAGLAQVKYKAVTRAQVWSNPCVFPKLCDDIEAALGYPAFVKPANLGSSVGIAKVRSRQELEAALDSAASYDRRLVVEAGVVAREVECAVLGNDQPQASVIGEITYDSDFYDYETKYTEGRADLLIPAPLPDAIASQIQDMALQAFAAVDAAGLARVDFFYVEATQEVLINEINTLPGFTATSMYPQLWAHSGVSFPELVDRLIQLALERHSPS; encoded by the coding sequence ATGACTAAGCTGCGCGTGGGGTTACTGTTTGGCGGTCGTTCGGGAGAACATGAAGTTTCGATCAAATCAGCACGGGCGATTGCTAAAGCTTTGAGTGCAGAGCAAAATGCTAATAAGTACGAAATACTACCTTTTTACATCCAAAAAGATGGACGCTGGCTGGCGGGAGAAGCACCCCAAAAGGTTTTAGGAACCGGCAGTCCACTACTGGAATCGGAACAGTCAACATCTGTTGGACATCTGATATCCAACCCTCAAGCCCAAACCCTGAGCAAGTGGCAATCTCCCTCTCAAGTTGCGGAAGTAGATGTTTGGTTTCCCATTCTCCACGGCCCCAACGGTGAAGACGGGACAATTCAAGGGTTACTCACATTGATGCAAGTCCCCTTTGTTGGTTCTGGGGTGTTAGGTTCGGCAGTGGGGATGGATAAAATTGCCATGAAAATGGCCTTCGAGCAAGCAGGACTAGCACAGGTAAAATACAAGGCCGTAACTAGAGCGCAGGTTTGGTCTAATCCTTGTGTGTTTCCAAAATTGTGTGATGACATTGAGGCAGCGTTAGGTTATCCTGCTTTTGTCAAGCCTGCTAATTTGGGTTCATCGGTGGGTATTGCCAAAGTGCGATCGCGCCAAGAATTAGAAGCCGCCTTAGATAGTGCTGCCAGTTATGACCGTCGGCTAGTTGTAGAAGCTGGTGTTGTAGCGAGAGAAGTCGAGTGTGCCGTTTTGGGTAATGATCAACCCCAAGCCTCTGTCATTGGAGAGATTACTTATGACAGCGATTTTTATGATTATGAAACTAAATATACTGAGGGTCGCGCAGATTTACTGATACCTGCACCGCTTCCAGATGCGATCGCAAGTCAAATTCAGGACATGGCTTTGCAAGCTTTTGCAGCTGTTGACGCTGCGGGTTTGGCAAGGGTAGATTTTTTCTATGTGGAAGCGACACAAGAAGTTTTGATTAACGAAATCAATACCTTACCAGGCTTTACTGCAACGAGTATGTATCCCCAACTCTGGGCCCATAGTGGAGTCTCTTTTCCAGAATTAGTTGATCGGTTAATTCAACTTGCTCTTGAAAGACATTCTCCTAGCTAA
- a CDS encoding iron uptake porin, with product MLAWLLIAGVNGVAQKALAQEYIDTITTQESGVKSDNIIPSSPSPEEPMAQVTSVSQLKDVQPNDWAFQALQSLVERYGCIAGYPDSSYRGNRALTRYEFAAGVNACLDRVNELITTATNDLVTREDLAILQKLQSEFSPELATLRGRVDSLEARTAEIKANQFSATTKLNGLLIVGIQGRTSNRGDVNPRDGQKDTDDAGTNTNVISLAQLYLTSQITSNSYLFTGLIDGKGRTTPRFTNSVSRNDVLLGYEFPTDSLIVSDLNLHWLVTDKLAVMVGTEGVSMPAAFRGPNRVESAATGPLSYFAQRNPILNMGYGHGGIAIDWQFTKRASLQAIYTSYQPGNSGTASGLFDGTTTTGVQLLLTPTDTLDLSLYYVNNYSSDGCLLTFVGDECLTTVNTTTGKSAPLQTNAVGATVTWQISPRISAGAWGGYTKSYIPGQSGNVETTNYMVFMNFPDLFAKGNLGGIYVGQPPKITSSNLPVGNNVPDFVNTGLGRAGGQPGTTTQIEAFYRFQLTNNISITPGIIHILEPGHTPDSDSVTIGILRSTFSF from the coding sequence ATGCTCGCATGGTTACTAATTGCGGGAGTAAATGGAGTTGCACAAAAAGCACTAGCACAAGAGTACATAGATACAATAACTACTCAGGAGTCAGGAGTTAAGAGCGATAATATTATTCCCTCATCTCCCTCCCCAGAAGAACCGATGGCGCAAGTTACATCGGTTTCTCAACTCAAGGATGTACAACCAAACGATTGGGCATTCCAAGCATTACAGTCTTTAGTAGAACGCTATGGTTGTATAGCTGGCTATCCAGATAGTAGCTATCGCGGTAATCGCGCCTTAACTAGGTATGAATTTGCCGCTGGTGTGAATGCTTGTTTAGATAGAGTCAACGAATTAATCACTACAGCCACCAACGATTTAGTGACTCGCGAAGATTTAGCAATATTACAAAAATTGCAGTCAGAATTTTCCCCTGAATTAGCAACTTTGCGGGGTCGTGTCGATAGTTTAGAAGCCAGAACAGCCGAAATCAAAGCCAACCAATTCTCAGCAACAACCAAACTCAACGGACTACTAATAGTTGGCATTCAAGGACGGACTAGCAATCGTGGTGATGTAAATCCTAGAGATGGACAAAAAGATACAGATGATGCGGGGACAAACACTAATGTTATCTCCCTCGCGCAACTATATTTAACTAGCCAAATCACTTCCAATAGTTACTTGTTTACAGGTCTTATAGATGGTAAAGGAAGAACTACGCCTAGATTTACCAATAGTGTTTCCCGAAATGACGTTTTACTTGGCTACGAATTTCCTACAGATAGCTTGATTGTAAGTGACCTCAATTTGCATTGGCTAGTGACAGATAAATTAGCAGTAATGGTGGGAACAGAAGGCGTAAGTATGCCAGCTGCTTTCCGAGGCCCCAATCGGGTAGAAAGTGCTGCAACAGGGCCGCTGTCTTATTTTGCCCAAAGAAACCCAATTTTAAATATGGGATACGGTCACGGCGGTATAGCTATTGATTGGCAATTTACTAAACGCGCTAGTTTGCAGGCAATTTATACTAGTTATCAACCAGGAAATTCTGGGACAGCTAGTGGTTTATTTGATGGAACCACCACTACAGGTGTGCAATTACTGCTGACACCAACTGATACTCTCGATTTAAGTTTGTATTACGTTAACAATTACTCTTCTGATGGTTGTTTACTAACCTTTGTTGGCGATGAATGCTTAACTACAGTTAATACCACTACCGGAAAATCAGCACCGCTGCAAACTAACGCCGTGGGTGCGACTGTAACTTGGCAAATTTCTCCCCGCATTAGCGCAGGTGCATGGGGTGGTTATACTAAATCTTATATTCCTGGGCAATCAGGAAATGTAGAAACTACGAATTATATGGTGTTTATGAATTTCCCTGATTTATTTGCTAAAGGGAATTTGGGGGGAATTTATGTTGGTCAACCTCCTAAAATTACCAGTAGTAACTTACCGGTAGGGAATAATGTCCCTGATTTTGTAAATACTGGTTTAGGACGTGCAGGTGGACAACCAGGGACGACCACTCAAATCGAGGCATTTTATCGTTTTCAGTTAACAAATAATATCAGCATTACACCAGGAATAATTCATATCTTAGAACCTGGTCATACACCAGATAGTGACTCAGTTACCATTGGTATTCTGCGAAGTACTTTTAGTTTTTAA
- the dnaA gene encoding chromosomal replication initiator protein DnaA has translation MEIPEIPIESLWSQVLERLQLELSRPTFETWIKTASAERLENNCLVIRTPNPFARNWLQKYYINTIAHVVQDILGHPVGIYITVAQGDEVSNFSEREVSWESPNPSSISEAVPNHNHKTTELNSKYVFSRFVVGANNRMAHAASLAVAESPGKEFNPLFLCGGVGLGKTHLMQAIGHYRWKICPDCKIFYVSTEQFTNDLITAIRKDSMQSFREHYRAADVLLVDDIQFLEGKEYTQEEFFYTFNTLHEAGKQVVIASDRPPNQIPSLQERLCSRFSMGLIADIQKPDLETRMAILQKKAEDENIRLPRDVIEYIASNYTSNIRELEGALIRAVAYISIWGLPMTVENITPVLEPPNEKMAATPEAILKVIADNFDVSIDDLKSNSRRREISWARQLGMYLMRQHTALSLPRIGEEFGGKDHTTVIYSCDKITQLQESDRTLAQTLRQLSDRINMTSRSQKPS, from the coding sequence ATGGAAATTCCCGAAATTCCCATAGAAAGTCTGTGGAGTCAGGTACTAGAGCGCCTACAGCTTGAACTATCCCGACCGACCTTTGAAACTTGGATCAAAACTGCTAGTGCGGAACGATTAGAAAATAATTGCTTGGTTATCCGCACTCCTAACCCATTTGCTCGTAATTGGTTACAGAAGTATTACATCAATACCATTGCTCATGTAGTACAAGATATTCTCGGTCATCCCGTGGGAATTTATATTACCGTTGCTCAAGGTGATGAAGTTTCTAATTTTAGTGAACGAGAGGTTTCTTGGGAATCACCAAATCCTAGCAGTATTTCTGAAGCTGTTCCTAATCACAATCATAAAACTACTGAATTAAACTCTAAATATGTCTTTTCGCGATTTGTAGTTGGTGCCAACAATCGGATGGCTCACGCTGCTTCTTTGGCGGTTGCAGAATCTCCAGGTAAAGAGTTTAATCCTTTATTCTTATGCGGTGGTGTAGGCTTGGGGAAAACTCATCTGATGCAAGCTATTGGTCACTATCGCTGGAAAATTTGTCCTGATTGTAAAATATTTTATGTCTCTACTGAGCAGTTCACTAATGATTTAATTACAGCAATCCGTAAGGATAGTATGCAAAGTTTTCGAGAGCATTACCGAGCCGCTGATGTTTTATTAGTTGATGATATTCAGTTCCTTGAAGGAAAGGAATATACCCAAGAAGAATTCTTTTATACTTTTAATACTTTACATGAAGCTGGCAAACAAGTAGTCATTGCTTCTGACCGTCCTCCTAACCAGATTCCTAGTTTACAAGAACGTCTTTGTTCTCGATTTTCTATGGGGTTAATTGCCGATATCCAAAAGCCTGATTTAGAAACTAGAATGGCAATTCTACAGAAAAAAGCTGAGGATGAAAATATTCGGCTTCCCCGCGATGTAATTGAGTATATTGCTTCTAACTATACTTCTAATATTAGAGAATTAGAAGGAGCTTTAATTCGGGCTGTAGCTTATATTTCTATTTGGGGTTTACCGATGACGGTGGAAAATATCACACCAGTTTTAGAACCGCCTAATGAAAAAATGGCAGCTACCCCAGAAGCAATTTTAAAGGTTATAGCGGATAATTTTGATGTTTCAATAGACGATCTCAAAAGTAACTCGCGGCGAAGAGAGATTAGCTGGGCGCGTCAATTGGGAATGTATCTCATGCGCCAACACACGGCTTTGAGTTTGCCGAGAATTGGGGAGGAGTTTGGTGGTAAAGACCATACAACGGTGATTTACAGTTGCGATAAAATTACTCAACTCCAGGAGAGCGATCGCACTTTAGCACAAACTCTACGCCAACTGAGCGATCGCATCAATATGACTAGCCGTTCCCAAAAACCATCGTGA